From the genome of Geobacter sp. SVR, one region includes:
- a CDS encoding protein-glutamate O-methyltransferase CheR yields the protein MAISDKDFEVLRDFIYNICGMYFHSTKKYFLESRLGRRMEATGVKTHFDYYQLLKSPRGTDELKYLMDEITTNETYFFRNVPQLNALENKLLPEIVDIKSKMGFRKLRIWSAASSSGEEAYTMAMILLEKRATLLKDWIIEIVGTDINETVIAQAKEGVYNAYSVRNIPDQYKRKYLREDNGRFILSPEVKKFVTFSKLNLYDDSKMIFMKSFDFIFCANVLIYFDTASKSKVVQHFYNNLQPYGYFFVGQSESLHGVNDKFKTVHFPGGFTYKK from the coding sequence GTGGCAATATCAGACAAAGATTTCGAAGTATTGCGGGATTTCATATACAACATCTGCGGGATGTACTTCCACTCCACGAAGAAATATTTTCTGGAGAGCCGTCTCGGGCGCAGAATGGAAGCCACCGGCGTCAAGACGCATTTCGACTACTACCAGTTGCTCAAATCTCCGCGAGGTACCGACGAACTGAAGTACCTGATGGATGAAATCACTACCAATGAAACCTATTTCTTCAGGAACGTGCCCCAGCTCAACGCCCTGGAGAACAAGCTGCTTCCGGAAATAGTCGATATAAAAAGCAAGATGGGGTTCAGAAAGCTCCGTATCTGGAGCGCCGCATCCTCTTCGGGCGAGGAAGCCTACACCATGGCGATGATTCTCCTGGAAAAACGCGCCACGCTGCTCAAGGACTGGATCATCGAGATCGTCGGCACCGATATCAATGAGACGGTGATAGCCCAGGCCAAGGAAGGTGTCTATAACGCCTATTCCGTGCGCAATATCCCCGATCAGTACAAACGTAAATACCTCCGTGAGGATAACGGCAGGTTCATTCTCTCCCCGGAAGTCAAAAAATTCGTCACCTTCAGCAAACTCAACCTTTACGACGATTCGAAGATGATATTCATGAAAAGCTTTGATTTCATCTTCTGCGCCAATGTGCTGATCTATTTCGATACCGCTTCCAAATCAAAGGTAGTTCAGCATTTCTACAACAATCTCCAACCCTACGGTTACTTCTTTGTGGGTCAGTCTGAGTCCCTGCACGGCGTGAACGACAAGTTCAAAACCGTGCATTTTCCCGGTGGTTTCACCTACAAAAAATAA
- a CDS encoding cobyric acid synthase: protein MASLYIIGSGPGALEHLTEAARQAIADSSTIIGYDSYIELIRPLLEGKQIVSTGMMREVERCREAIRRACAGETVALVSGGDSGIYGMAGLVFELLENAAEGNRAAPRPDVRVIPGISAIQAAASLLGAPLMHDFAVISLSDLLTPWELIRSRLEAAARADMVIVIFNPRSKSRVTQIEEARRIALAARPAETPVGIVRNASRPDQSVTVTTLGQMLSHDIDMSTIVIIGNASSFIDCQGRMVTPRGYARKPEFGDRGPVTGDRHKEPGHAKPRPDAGALMFCGTASDVGKSILTAGFCRFLVKRGITVAPFKSQNMSLNSFVTPEGGEIGRAQAVQAQACCIDPHTDMNPVLLKPNSDTGSQVIVQGRPVGSMSVREYDTYKPEAFARVAESFERLRQDHQFVVIEGAGSIAEINLRHNDIANMKVALMAGCPVILIADIDRGGVFAQIIGTIELLEPEERALIAGVIINKFRGDASILDAGIEFIRNRTGVPVLGVLPWLPRLDLPAEDSLALGRSFGPTEGAREKHIRIGILKLPRISNFTDFDPFRHDDDVSVGYAERPEQMEGLDLLIIPGTKSTIPDLNYLREKGFQSAITAFNGRIVGICGGYQMLGLRVLDPERIESAVTEAAGLGLLPVETEMLPDKETHQALARLEPAGRSATGDPGGIISGYEIHMGRTTCLEAARPFARIFQRGKNGIDVLDGCISEDGRIVGTYLHGLFDNTPFRTSYLNLIRQEKGLPVRQQEQPDAADPFDRLCAHMEQHLDMQRILSICGLDSGRA from the coding sequence ATGGCATCACTCTACATCATCGGCAGCGGCCCCGGTGCGCTCGAACACCTGACCGAGGCTGCACGGCAGGCCATTGCAGACTCAAGCACCATTATCGGATATGACAGCTACATCGAGCTGATCAGGCCGCTCTTGGAGGGAAAACAGATCGTCTCCACCGGCATGATGCGTGAAGTGGAGCGCTGTCGTGAGGCGATCCGCAGGGCATGCGCAGGAGAGACGGTCGCGCTGGTGTCGGGGGGCGATTCCGGCATCTACGGTATGGCGGGCCTGGTGTTCGAACTGCTTGAAAACGCCGCAGAGGGGAACCGGGCCGCTCCTCGCCCCGATGTCCGGGTAATACCCGGCATCTCTGCCATCCAGGCTGCGGCGTCGCTTTTGGGCGCCCCTTTGATGCATGATTTCGCCGTGATCTCCCTCTCGGACCTGCTGACCCCCTGGGAGCTGATCAGGAGCAGACTGGAAGCGGCTGCCAGGGCAGACATGGTGATCGTGATCTTCAATCCCCGCAGCAAGAGCCGGGTCACCCAGATCGAGGAGGCGCGCCGCATCGCGCTTGCCGCGCGCCCTGCCGAAACTCCCGTCGGCATCGTGCGCAACGCCAGCCGTCCCGACCAGTCGGTCACTGTCACCACCCTTGGTCAGATGCTGTCTCACGACATCGACATGTCCACCATCGTGATCATCGGCAACGCCAGCAGCTTTATCGATTGCCAGGGCCGGATGGTCACCCCGCGCGGCTATGCCCGCAAGCCGGAGTTCGGGGACCGGGGACCAGTGACCGGGGATCGGCACAAGGAGCCGGGACATGCAAAACCACGCCCTGATGCAGGCGCTCTCATGTTCTGCGGCACCGCCTCGGATGTCGGCAAATCGATCCTCACCGCCGGGTTCTGCCGTTTCCTGGTCAAGCGCGGCATTACGGTTGCCCCCTTCAAATCCCAGAACATGTCGCTCAATTCCTTCGTGACCCCCGAGGGGGGCGAGATCGGCCGGGCCCAGGCCGTTCAGGCCCAGGCCTGCTGCATCGATCCCCACACCGATATGAATCCGGTGCTGCTCAAGCCCAACTCCGACACCGGCAGCCAGGTGATCGTGCAGGGGCGTCCCGTGGGCTCCATGAGCGTCAGGGAGTATGACACCTACAAGCCGGAGGCATTCGCCCGGGTCGCGGAAAGCTTCGAACGCCTGCGCCAAGACCACCAGTTCGTTGTGATCGAAGGGGCCGGCAGCATCGCCGAGATCAACCTCAGGCACAACGACATCGCCAACATGAAGGTGGCCCTGATGGCTGGTTGCCCGGTCATCCTGATCGCCGACATCGACCGGGGGGGGGTCTTCGCCCAGATCATCGGCACCATCGAACTGCTGGAGCCCGAAGAGAGGGCGCTCATCGCCGGTGTGATCATCAACAAGTTCCGCGGCGATGCCTCCATTCTCGACGCGGGCATCGAGTTCATCCGGAACAGGACCGGTGTGCCGGTGCTGGGCGTGCTGCCCTGGCTGCCCCGCCTGGACCTGCCGGCAGAGGACAGCCTTGCGCTCGGCCGCAGTTTCGGTCCGACAGAGGGGGCCCGTGAAAAGCATATCCGCATCGGCATTCTGAAGCTGCCGCGCATCTCCAACTTCACCGATTTCGATCCCTTCCGGCACGACGACGATGTGTCGGTCGGCTACGCGGAAAGACCGGAACAGATGGAGGGGCTGGATCTATTGATCATACCCGGCACCAAATCGACCATTCCCGATCTGAACTACCTGCGCGAAAAAGGCTTCCAGAGTGCCATCACCGCGTTTAACGGCCGCATCGTCGGTATTTGCGGAGGCTACCAGATGCTGGGCCTGCGGGTGCTCGACCCCGAACGGATCGAATCCGCCGTGACGGAGGCAGCCGGCCTGGGACTGTTGCCGGTGGAGACCGAGATGCTGCCCGACAAGGAGACCCACCAGGCCCTGGCCCGCCTGGAGCCGGCCGGCCGGTCGGCAACGGGGGATCCCGGCGGGATCATCAGCGGATACGAGATCCACATGGGGCGGACAACCTGCCTGGAGGCGGCGCGCCCCTTTGCCCGCATCTTTCAGCGCGGAAAAAACGGCATCGATGTGCTGGACGGGTGTATTTCCGAGGATGGCAGGATTGTTGGCACCTACCTCCACGGACTGTTCGACAACACCCCCTTCCGTACTTCGTACCTGAACCTCATCCGGCAGGAAAAAGGGCTGCCGGTCCGTCAGCAGGAGCAACCGGATGCGGCCGATCCCTTTGATCGGCTCTGCGCTCATATGGAACAGCATCTCGACATGCAGCGGATTCTCTCCATCTGCGGGCTGGACAGTGGTCGCGCCTGA
- a CDS encoding sigma-54-dependent Fis family transcriptional regulator: MRAQEYQSLKLNEALADAGQQPHELCSAIIGKSEPMRHLFEMIGKVAASSATVLIQGESGTGKELAARAIHEISSRNGKNFVPVNCAAIPDELLESELFGHVKGSFTGAYANRAGRFEMADKGTLFLDEIGDMKANLQVKLLRVLQNREFEPVGSTKSQKVDVRIIAATNRNLEELVTTKDFREDLYYRLSVIPITIPPLRERREDIPLLIHSFLSLFNDDRKHNVKGFSRDALEVLCSYDWPGNVRELENLVERMVILKNSGFICPEDLPEKYLGGRIQVKVPALPAGNSLPEGGICLNSAVDQFENNLILQALTRTKGNKKEAATLLNLKRTTLIEKLKKKNLEYSED; encoded by the coding sequence ATGCGTGCCCAGGAATATCAATCGCTGAAACTGAACGAAGCGCTGGCCGATGCCGGCCAACAGCCGCACGAACTGTGCTCCGCCATCATCGGCAAAAGCGAACCGATGCGGCATCTTTTCGAGATGATCGGCAAAGTGGCGGCTTCCAGCGCCACGGTCCTCATCCAGGGAGAATCCGGGACCGGCAAGGAACTTGCAGCACGTGCGATACACGAAATCAGCAGCCGGAACGGGAAAAATTTCGTTCCCGTCAACTGCGCCGCCATACCAGACGAGCTCCTGGAAAGCGAGCTGTTCGGACATGTCAAAGGCTCCTTTACCGGTGCCTACGCCAATCGGGCCGGCCGGTTCGAGATGGCCGACAAGGGGACCCTCTTTCTGGACGAAATCGGCGACATGAAAGCCAATCTGCAGGTAAAATTGCTGCGGGTCCTGCAGAACAGGGAGTTCGAGCCGGTCGGCAGCACCAAATCGCAGAAGGTCGATGTCCGGATCATTGCCGCCACCAACAGGAACCTTGAGGAATTGGTAACGACAAAGGATTTTCGCGAGGACCTGTATTACCGTCTCTCCGTCATTCCGATCACCATCCCCCCCCTGCGCGAGCGCAGGGAAGACATTCCTCTGCTAATACACAGTTTCCTGTCACTCTTCAACGACGACAGAAAACACAATGTGAAAGGATTTTCGCGGGATGCGCTGGAAGTTCTCTGCAGCTACGACTGGCCCGGAAATGTAAGGGAACTGGAGAACCTGGTCGAGCGCATGGTAATCTTGAAAAACAGCGGCTTTATCTGTCCCGAGGACCTGCCCGAAAAATACCTGGGCGGCAGGATTCAGGTGAAGGTGCCTGCGCTGCCGGCAGGGAACAGCCTCCCCGAGGGGGGCATCTGCCTGAACTCGGCCGTGGACCAGTTCGAAAACAATCTGATCCTTCAGGCCCTGACCCGGACAAAAGGCAACAAGAAAGAGGCTGCCACCCTGCTCAACCTCAAACGCACCACGCTGATAGAAAAGCTCAAGAAGAAGAATCTGGAATACAGCGAGGATTGA
- a CDS encoding chemotaxis protein CheA encodes MPPIDCEDQELLEGFLTETTELLEKLDDDLVALEKNSDDADLLNRIFRSIHTVKGASSFLGFDLLVKVTHKTEDVLNRLRKGELLVTPEIMDVVLEATDLVKLLVSDIKAGDIQEREIGGTISKLLPLLTEVAAAQAATEETPAASAPLADVAEPRLTPAAEPVVAPSAPAVESAAEPAAESPKQNMTVPTVKQEVAPKKPAPPPRPAEGKGDDLSDNSTVRVDVKRLDDLMNQVGELVLERNRMIQINQNLQQGEANKADFNEEFAKLTKRMNFVTSELQMQVLKMRMLPVEKVFKKFPRIVRSMARDLGKEVDLQVFGEETELDRSVVDEIGDPLIHLIRNAMDHGLETPDERVQAGKPRVGSLILSAVHEGNQIIISIKDDGRGIDTDRVGRKALEKGLVTEEQLAAMSQREMFDLIFLPGFSTKDVASDLSGRGVGMDVVKTNIKKLNGLIEIKSERGLGSEFILRLPLTLAIIQSLLVEVEGEVYSIPLSSVLETLRVDQRQFHIIGGQEVLKLRDIVLPLVRLEKVFNVNRRYERDDFCYVVVVGAADKRMGLVVTRLVGQQEVAIKSLGNYLANIPGIAGSTILGDGCVALIVDPVGLIEGNEAGSGR; translated from the coding sequence ATGCCGCCGATTGACTGCGAAGATCAGGAGTTGCTGGAGGGGTTTCTCACCGAGACGACCGAATTGCTTGAAAAACTCGATGACGACCTCGTAGCGCTTGAAAAGAACTCGGACGATGCGGATCTGCTGAACAGGATCTTCAGGTCGATTCATACTGTCAAAGGTGCCTCCAGCTTTCTCGGATTCGACCTGCTGGTAAAAGTTACCCACAAGACCGAGGATGTTCTCAACCGCCTTCGCAAGGGTGAACTGTTGGTGACACCTGAAATCATGGACGTGGTGCTCGAAGCGACGGACCTGGTAAAGCTGCTGGTAAGCGACATCAAGGCCGGCGATATACAGGAACGCGAGATTGGAGGCACGATATCAAAGTTGTTGCCGCTGCTCACGGAGGTGGCCGCAGCTCAGGCTGCCACTGAGGAAACGCCGGCAGCATCTGCCCCCCTAGCGGACGTTGCTGAACCGAGACTCACACCGGCAGCCGAGCCTGTGGTCGCACCATCGGCGCCTGCCGTTGAGTCTGCTGCCGAACCGGCCGCCGAATCGCCGAAACAAAATATGACGGTGCCGACGGTGAAGCAGGAGGTGGCGCCAAAGAAACCTGCCCCCCCGCCCCGGCCAGCCGAAGGCAAAGGAGACGATCTCTCTGACAACTCGACTGTGCGTGTGGATGTCAAGCGCCTCGATGATCTGATGAACCAGGTCGGCGAACTGGTGCTGGAACGCAACCGCATGATTCAGATCAACCAGAATCTGCAGCAGGGCGAAGCCAACAAGGCCGATTTCAATGAAGAGTTCGCCAAGCTGACCAAGCGGATGAACTTTGTCACGTCGGAACTGCAGATGCAGGTGCTCAAGATGCGCATGCTTCCTGTAGAGAAGGTCTTCAAGAAGTTCCCGCGCATCGTGCGCAGCATGGCCCGTGATCTCGGCAAGGAGGTCGATCTTCAGGTCTTCGGAGAGGAAACCGAGCTCGACCGTTCGGTTGTCGATGAAATCGGCGATCCGTTGATTCACCTGATCCGCAATGCCATGGATCATGGCCTGGAAACACCGGACGAGCGCGTGCAGGCGGGCAAGCCGCGTGTCGGCAGCCTGATCCTCTCGGCAGTCCACGAAGGCAACCAGATCATCATCAGCATCAAGGACGACGGGCGCGGCATCGATACCGACCGGGTCGGCCGCAAGGCCCTCGAAAAGGGGCTGGTCACCGAAGAACAGTTGGCTGCCATGAGCCAGCGCGAGATGTTCGACCTGATCTTTCTGCCCGGCTTCTCCACCAAAGACGTGGCCTCCGACCTGTCCGGGCGCGGCGTTGGCATGGATGTCGTCAAGACCAACATCAAAAAGCTCAACGGCTTGATCGAGATCAAGAGCGAGCGGGGACTGGGTTCCGAATTCATACTGCGTCTCCCGCTGACTCTGGCCATCATCCAGTCGCTGCTGGTGGAAGTGGAGGGGGAGGTGTACTCCATTCCGCTTTCATCGGTTCTCGAAACGCTGCGGGTCGATCAGCGCCAGTTCCACATCATCGGCGGACAGGAAGTGCTCAAGCTGCGCGATATCGTATTACCTCTGGTGCGACTTGAAAAAGTCTTCAACGTCAACCGGCGCTATGAACGGGACGATTTCTGTTATGTAGTCGTGGTCGGGGCTGCGGACAAACGCATGGGGCTGGTTGTGACACGGCTTGTCGGTCAGCAGGAGGTGGCCATCAAGTCGCTCGGCAACTATCTGGCCAACATCCCCGGAATTGCGGGTTCGACAATATTGGGCGATGGCTGTGTGGCCTTGATTGTCGATCCGGTCGGGCTGATCGAGGGTAACGAAGCCGGATCGGGACGCTGA
- the tnpA gene encoding IS200/IS605 family transposase, with protein sequence MDDTQSLCHTKWDCKYHVVWIPKCRRKVLFGRIRKYLADLFHSLARQKECKIVEGHLQPDHIHILISIPPKYSVAQVIGFIKGKSAIHIARMYLGQKKNFAGMSFWARGYFVSTVGADEETIANYIRNQEDEDKRLDQLTFLPEE encoded by the coding sequence ATGGACGACACACAAAGTTTATGCCACACGAAATGGGATTGCAAGTATCACGTTGTATGGATTCCAAAATGTCGCCGCAAGGTGCTGTTTGGTCGAATCCGGAAATATCTTGCCGACTTGTTTCATAGTCTAGCCAGGCAGAAAGAGTGCAAGATAGTGGAAGGGCACCTTCAACCTGATCATATTCACATATTGATATCGATCCCACCAAAATACTCCGTTGCACAGGTGATCGGTTTCATCAAGGGCAAAAGTGCAATCCATATTGCGCGAATGTACCTTGGTCAGAAGAAGAACTTTGCTGGTATGAGCTTTTGGGCACGTGGCTACTTTGTATCCACTGTCGGTGCTGACGAGGAAACAATTGCCAACTACATCAGGAACCAGGAAGACGAAGACAAACGTCTGGATCAATTGACATTTTTGCCCGAAGAATGA
- a CDS encoding lytic transglycosylase domain-containing protein, which translates to MTIGISEKPSLLAPLLAQELKEQSPPLSPGQSSDMFAGTLDTILAAAHGEKPVTPDAAMALAESLNLRMLRTTLSLAGDAPAESPLQPAIGGPTASMLALARTYGANQQEPLSSPASPAVPRQPLPDADTSPSPSAASVSTGGPGWLDDVITKASSQYGVDAGLIKAVIKAESNFNPTAVSHAGARGLMQLMPATARSLGVSDSFDPEQNVMAGTRFLRDLLKRYNGNLDSSLAAYNWGPGNVDKRPDRLPRETQEYLARVKQLYTSYSA; encoded by the coding sequence ATGACGATCGGCATCAGTGAAAAACCGTCACTGCTCGCCCCCCTGCTGGCGCAAGAGCTCAAAGAACAGTCGCCCCCCCTCTCCCCCGGGCAGTCCTCCGACATGTTCGCCGGCACGCTTGACACCATTCTTGCCGCGGCGCACGGCGAAAAACCGGTTACGCCGGATGCCGCCATGGCCCTGGCCGAAAGCCTCAACCTGCGGATGCTGCGCACTACCCTGTCCCTGGCGGGAGACGCTCCGGCCGAGTCTCCGCTGCAGCCTGCCATCGGCGGCCCCACCGCCTCCATGCTGGCGCTGGCCAGGACCTACGGAGCCAATCAGCAGGAGCCGCTGTCCTCCCCTGCGTCACCCGCTGTCCCCCGGCAACCGCTTCCGGATGCCGACACATCCCCGTCCCCGTCAGCTGCGTCCGTATCCACCGGCGGCCCGGGCTGGCTCGACGACGTCATCACCAAGGCATCCAGCCAGTATGGCGTCGATGCGGGCCTGATCAAAGCGGTCATCAAGGCCGAAAGCAATTTCAACCCCACTGCGGTTTCACATGCCGGAGCACGGGGTCTGATGCAGCTCATGCCGGCCACTGCCCGTTCCCTGGGGGTCAGCGACTCGTTCGATCCCGAACAGAACGTCATGGCCGGAACGCGATTCCTGCGCGACCTGCTCAAACGCTACAACGGCAATCTTGACTCCTCCCTGGCAGCCTACAACTGGGGACCGGGCAATGTGGACAAACGGCCGGACCGCCTCCCCCGGGAAACCCAGGAATACCTCGCGCGCGTGAAACAGCTCTATACCTCGTACAGCGCCTGA
- a CDS encoding chemotaxis protein CheW — protein sequence MSNALVVAKTDESRGELIQLVSFNLDQEEYGVDVLKVREIIRMPTVTRVPNTPSYVEGVINLRGKVIPIISMRKKFGLFEVENDKQTRIMVMDVDGELMGFIVDAVSEVIRISGSEIQPSPAVVATGIDQECIAGVINQAERLLVLLDLEKMFSSDEKRFFGSL from the coding sequence ATGAGCAATGCACTGGTGGTCGCAAAAACGGATGAATCCCGCGGCGAACTGATTCAACTGGTGAGTTTCAATCTGGATCAAGAGGAGTACGGCGTGGATGTGCTGAAGGTCCGTGAGATCATCCGCATGCCCACCGTGACCCGTGTTCCCAATACCCCCTCCTATGTCGAGGGTGTGATAAATCTGCGCGGCAAGGTGATCCCGATCATCTCCATGCGCAAGAAATTCGGGCTGTTCGAGGTCGAAAACGACAAGCAGACCCGCATCATGGTCATGGATGTGGACGGTGAGCTGATGGGCTTCATCGTGGACGCCGTTTCCGAGGTCATCCGCATTTCGGGCAGCGAAATTCAGCCGTCGCCCGCCGTAGTGGCCACCGGTATCGATCAGGAATGTATCGCGGGCGTGATCAACCAGGCTGAAAGACTGCTGGTGCTGCTCGATCTGGAAAAGATGTTCTCCAGTGATGAAAAACGGTTCTTTGGCTCACTCTGA